GCGCACCGCCTTTGCGGTCAGCACGTCGACGACCGCCTCCTGGAAGCTGGCGCACACGTCGGCCACCGGAACCGGCTCGCCCGCGGCCTGTTTCGCCTCGACCCAGCGCGCCACCGCTGTCTTCAGCCCGCTGAAGGACACGTCGTACGACGACTCGCGCAGCATGGATCGGGGGAAGGACATGGCCGCACGGTTCCCCTCGCGGGCGTGGCGGTCGACGACCGGTCCGCCCGGGAAGCCGAGGCCGAGCAGGCGGGCGACCTTGTCGAAGGCCTCCCCCGCCGCGTCGTCGACGGTCGCACCGAGCGGCGTCATCGTCACCGTCACGTCGTCGACCATCAACAGGCTGGAGTGCCCCCCTGACACGAGCATCGCGATCGTCGGCTCGGGAAGCGCTCCGTGCTCGAGGACGTCGACCGCCACGTGCGCGGCGAGGTGGTTGACGCCGTAGAGCGGAATCCCCAGCGACAGGCTGTAGGCCTTGGCGGCAGCCACCCCCACCAGCAACGCTCCCGCCAACCCCGGCCCCGCG
Above is a window of Mycobacteriales bacterium DNA encoding:
- the tsaD gene encoding tRNA (adenosine(37)-N6)-threonylcarbamoyltransferase complex transferase subunit TsaD gives rise to the protein MSDEPLVLGIETSCDETGIGIVRGTTLLADAVASSVEEHARFGGVVPEVASRAHLEAMVPTVHRALATAGVQLSDLDAVAVTAGPGLAGALLVGVAAAKAYSLSLGIPLYGVNHLAAHVAVDVLEHGALPEPTIAMLVSGGHSSLLMVDDVTVTMTPLGATVDDAAGEAFDKVARLLGLGFPGGPVVDRHAREGNRAAMSFPRSMLRESSYDVSFSGLKTAVARWVEAKQAAGEPVPVADVCASFQEAVVDVLTAKAVRACTEQGVGSLLIGGGVAANSRLRALAQERCDARGIVLRVPRPGLCTDNGAMVAALGSRLVAAGVEPSPLDLPADSAMDVRQVTAAVSST